The Leptolyngbya sp. 'hensonii' genome includes the window GATCTGGTTTCTCGGTTTCAGCCTTAGCAATGCCTTCATGCCCAGAGGCTGCGGTAATAACCTCCCAGTCTCCCATGATTTCCAGACTGGCCTGGGCGACAGTCCGGATATCTGCCTCATCATCCACGATCAGAATGCGCTTAAGAGTCATAACTGCCTGCCTCTGATAACACCTCATCGGGGCCGGAGAGGGGTAGGGTGAAGTAGAATGTACTTCCTTTCCCTAGGACACTTTCGGCCCAAATTTTTCCACCATGCTGCTGGATAATGCTACGACAAATTGCCAGTCCTAGACCAGTCCCCCCTTTTTCCCGGGAATCAGAGGCATCTACCTGTTGGAAACGACCGAAAATCATTTCAATCTTATCGATCGGAATACCCCGTCCCTGATCCTGAATGGAAAAGAGCAGGGAGGAGCGGGGAGGAGCAGCAGGGAGGTGGTAAGCAGCGGAGGTCGGTGGGGAAAAATGGGCCGATGAGGTAGAGAGTAGCAGGTTATCCCGATCGGCTGTCTCGGGCTGACTGATGATGGTTGCCTTCACCCAGATCGTGCTTTGGGGCGGAGAGAATTTAATCGCATTGCTTAAGAGATTGGTCAGGGTCTGGATAATGCGATCGCTATCTGCCCATAGAGGAACCGATAGGGGTGTGACCGACAAAGTAATCCCAGCTTTATCGACCAGGGGATGCATGGTGGCTGCTGCCTGCTGCATTAAATCTGCGGCGTCACAGAACCGCTTTTCCATCGTGATTCGGCCAGATTCAATCCGCTCTAGGTCCAAAATATCGTTGACCAGGCGAACCAGGCGATCGGCATTGGCAACAGCAATCTCCAGCAGATGTTGTCCTCGCTCTGCCAGGGTGCCTAGCTTGCCGGTTGCGATCAACCCCAGGGCTCCTCGAATCGAGGTCAGGGGAGTCCGCAGTTCGTGACTGACCACTGAGATAAATTCGTCTTTCATCCGATCGATGGATTGCCGCTCGGTGATATCTCGAAAGATAACGACGGTGCCCACAATTTCATCCTGGAATGCCTCTGATTCGGAGGTTTGTACCAGGGGGGAGAGGGAGGAGGCGTCCCCGACTTCGCCGACTGGATTAATATAGTGGCGTTCTCGAATGGGCGTACTGATATATTCCACCGGGAAACAGGAACCATCCTGCCGCCAGAACACTTCATTACTGCGGTGCTGGATATTTCCTTCCCGGAGAGAGGTGTAAATAGGGGATTCCTCCAGGGGATAGGGTGTACCATCCGGTTTATTGTAATAAATCGTGCCGTGCAGGGGTTGGAACAGCAACTCTCCCATCTGATAACCCAACATTCGGCTGGCTGCCGGATTCATAAAGGTAATCCGGCCCTGCAGATCAACACCACAAATCCCTTCCCCGGCAGAGTTGAGAATCAGTTCGTTTTGATGGCTGAGCCGTTCAAAAGCGACTTCAATCTGCTTGCGATCGGTGATGTCGCGCACAATCACCAGAACTTCATCTTGCCCGCTGACGACCACGCGACCTTCCTGGTAGTAAACCCGGCCATTAATCTGAACCTGGTACTCGTAAACCTGACTCTTACCTGTTTTGAGGGCTTGTTCGATAAAGTGCAGGCGCTGATTGGCCAGTTTGGTGGGCATCACCTGGTAGATATTCTTACCGACCTCTGTTTCTGGCCAGGCCACAGTGAAGTCTTTGCCAGGGATAAAATCCAGATAACCACCGCTACGGCTCATCCGGATCATCAAATCGGGCATCGCATTGAGTAAGGCCCGATGGGCAGCAGCCTGTTGTTGGGTTGCCAACAGCAGCAGGAGCACCAGAACGACCAAGCAAACAACCACCAGGCCCATTCCCAGGAAAATCCCCGCCACGAGCGCCTGACTCATTGCCTTCTGAACCAGAAAAGTGTACCAGAGCAATAAAACCGCCATGACACCCCCGGTGCCAATCAACATGGGTAGCCACTGCTTCCATTGGCTTTGAACAGGCTCTGGGGTCATATGGGTTCCCCGACAGGATAAATGCGCTCTCCACCATCTGCCTTAGCTCGGGTCAGGGCTGCCATGGCCGATCGATAGAGATCCGGGATCTCTTGACCGTGGTTGGGATATTCGCTAATGCCAGCACTGAACGTCACCTGAAAAGGAGTCTTAGGACCAGAAAAAGCTTGTCGTTTCAGCAACCTCAGGACCTCATTCAGCCGTTCCATCCCTTCTGGGGCGCTCATCCCATACATTCCAATCACAAAAGCGGCCCCGCCCCAGCGGGCAATAATGTCCTCACTGCGGAAAGTTTGTTTCAGCAGTTTACCTAACCAGTGCAAGACCCGATCGCCCACCGCGTGGGTATGTTGATCGTTAAGCTGGTTAAAGTGGTCCAAATCCAGCACTGCCAACGTCCAGGGATGGTGGTAGCGATCGGACCAGATGCAAAAGCGCTGCAATTCCTGCATGGATTTTTGCTGGTTGGCAGCGCCAGTCAGGGGATCGATTTCGGCCAGATTGCGGATCAGGCGGGTTCGCTCCAGCCGATTGTGCATCCGTGTTAACAGTTCTGGACCGGTGATCGGCTTACTGATAAAGTCATCGGCTCCAGCCGCAAAGACCCGCCGAATGGTTTCGGCATCATTGCGGGCAGTTAAAAACAGAATCGGGAGCCAGTTCAACTGAGCATGGTTCCGAATGGTCTGACAGAGCTCAATGCCATCGCGCTGAGGCATTTCCACATCCAGGACTACCAATTCTGGATTCACGGCCTCCAGAATGGCATCGAATTGCAGGGGATCGGCCAGGGTGGCGACCTGAAATCCCCAGGGTTCCAGCAGTTGCTGGAGTGTGGTCAGGATAATGGGGTCATCATCCACCACCAGAATCCGAGTCGCGCTGGACCGAGTTTTCTGGTGGACTTGTCGGAGGAGATCCAGGGTTAAATTCAAGTCGAGGGCGTGGCTGAGCAGGGGGCGTCCTCCCAGACGAGCGATTTCAACCCGATCGACCGGCATGGTTTCGATTGTCAGGGTGAGTGTAGGGACAGGTGGGGCACAGGCGGTCAATTCACCCACAAAGGGGAGGGCGGCCTCACCCATCTCGGTTTGAGTCAGATCCACCAGGGCCAAGTCGGGGCGTTCCCCTCGGATCAGATCCCTGGCTACAGAAACGCTCGAAGCTGCCGTGATCCGGAAATCCGCTGCCGGAATTTGGGTCAAGTTTTGTATCAGTTGGCGATCGGTGGTGACGACCAGCAGATTGGCCTGTTTGGAGGTGGTGGGTTGGGCCCAGGCAGACGGGTCGATCTCCGACTCTCCGGGTGGACTATCCAACTGGTGGCGCAGGGTGGCGATCTGTTGCCCCAGTTTCGTGGCCTGATCGGGTCCAGGAGATGACTCGGCTTCCAGGATTTCTTCCAGGGATCGAGCCAGTTTGGTGGCCCCATGGAAACCAAACATACCAGCGGAGCCAGCCAGCTTATGGGCTTCTCGGGCGGCTTGGTACCGCAGTTCATCCGTAAGTTGGCCCTGGTGCAATTTTTCGATCGCCTGTTCCAGAACGGTGACCCGCTCTAATAGGCTGGGCTTGAAGACCAGCCAGGCTTGAGTGACAGCAACCTGAGTTTTGGCCTGCCGGGTCGTCTGGGTGGCCTCATCCTTGGGGCTTCCAGGGGCTTTTTCGACAGTGGGGGCTGGTTTTTGGAGGGAATCGAGTTCTCGTAACCGATATCCCAGCCCGTAAACCGTTTCAATCAGGTCTGCGGCACCTACGGCCCGCAGTTTCTGACGTAACCCTTTGATGTGGGCTTTAACGGTGTCTTCTCCGGGTGAGTCGTCAAAAGACCAGAGATGATCCAGAATGGCACTGCGGCTGAACACCCGACGATTGTTGCGCAGGAACAACTCCAGCAAAGAATATTCTTTCGGGCTCAAGGGTAGAGATTGGGACCCATAGGTCACCTGGCAAGTAGTGGGGTCGAGACAGAGGTCTCCCCATTGCAGAATAGGCGATGAGGGGACTTCTCCCCGCCGCAGCAGGGCTCGAATTCGGGCGGCTAGTTCGGCAATGTTAAAAGGCTTGACCACATAATCATCGGCCCCGGCATCGAGGCCCATAATTTTGTCGTTGCTGGTGTCTCTGGCTGTGAGGAGCAGGATAGGCATATGGTAGTTTTTAGCCCGCAACTTGCGACAGAGACTCAGGCCATCCAGCTTGGGTAGCCCCACATCCATCAGGATTAGGTCATAGTTGACAGATTCTGCTAAATCCAGACCTTCCTGGCCATCTCTGGCCACATCAACAGCATACCGCTGCTCAGTCAAGGCGTCTGTAAGCACTCCCGCGATATTCTGGTCATCTTCCACCAGTAGAATCCGCATGGTGGATTTCCTCAGGCTGACAACTTTTTATTGTAGTTAACTCTATTAAATCCAATCAAATCCTGGTATGTGCAGCCATTGAGTCCACATTCGTTGATAGAACTGGGCTGAGGAAATGGGTAATCCCAGCCAGATAGGAAGAAAGTATAAATAGCACAGTCCGATCGCACCGATTCCGGTTAGGGCGAGATACCGCCAGCGGGGATATCTCAACAACCAGTCACTGACCAGAGCTAGGGCAATAAAGCTGAAGACAGCAGCACTCATGTAGTGATAGAGAAACAGACAGCGTTTGACGATCAGCCAGGGTAGATAGTTGGCCGCATAGCCAATCAGAACAAAGGCTGTTGCTGGTTGGATTTGCCGTAGACCCGCAATCGAGAGTGCCCCGATCGCCAGAGTAGAGAGCCACCACAGAATGGGGTTACCCAGGGCATTGATCACCTGGTATTGCTCCCCTTGCAGTTGAAAGTAGTAGGTAATTCCTCGGGCCAGAACTGGCCAGGACAAGACTGCCGAACAATAGGGATGAACCGGTTCTGCCCCAGCTTTGGGGATGACCTCGGTGGAATTATGCCACCAGATCATGTGGATTTGTGCATTCACCAGGGTCTTCCAGAATTGGGGCAGCACTTCAGCTACCGATTGGGGGGCGAAATAATCAGGACTCTCCAGAATATGAGGCACCCAGACCAGTCCATAGAAGCCGATCGGCATCACACCAAAACAGAGCAGATATTGCCACCAGCGCAGTTCCGTGAATCTGGCCAGCAACCCCAAGCGTGGTAAAGACTCGGGACGCAGCAGGGCGATGATCCAGACCAGACCCGCCAGCAGGGCGGTCATCAGGAAGAACCCTAACCCATTCCATTTCACTGAAGCGCTGGCTCCTAGCATCAGGCCGGAGAGGCAGAGAATCAGGGTGCGGGTCTGGCCCTGCCGTTCTAAGCCAACCAGGAGTAAAATTTGGGCAACCAGGCCACAAGCCACCAGGAAAACATTGATCAGACCGAGACGAGATTCGACCAGGAACAGACCATCAGCCAGGGTAAAAAATCCTGCCAGGACAGCCACCCGCAGACGACCTGTTAATCGATAGGCCAGGCCCATGACCAGGACGGGGATGATCGCCCCTGTGATGGCACTGGCAATCCGATAGC containing:
- a CDS encoding ATP-binding protein, which gives rise to MTPEPVQSQWKQWLPMLIGTGGVMAVLLLWYTFLVQKAMSQALVAGIFLGMGLVVVCLVVLVLLLLLATQQQAAAHRALLNAMPDLMIRMSRSGGYLDFIPGKDFTVAWPETEVGKNIYQVMPTKLANQRLHFIEQALKTGKSQVYEYQVQINGRVYYQEGRVVVSGQDEVLVIVRDITDRKQIEVAFERLSHQNELILNSAGEGICGVDLQGRITFMNPAASRMLGYQMGELLFQPLHGTIYYNKPDGTPYPLEESPIYTSLREGNIQHRSNEVFWRQDGSCFPVEYISTPIRERHYINPVGEVGDASSLSPLVQTSESEAFQDEIVGTVVIFRDITERQSIDRMKDEFISVVSHELRTPLTSIRGALGLIATGKLGTLAERGQHLLEIAVANADRLVRLVNDILDLERIESGRITMEKRFCDAADLMQQAAATMHPLVDKAGITLSVTPLSVPLWADSDRIIQTLTNLLSNAIKFSPPQSTIWVKATIISQPETADRDNLLLSTSSAHFSPPTSAAYHLPAAPPRSSLLFSIQDQGRGIPIDKIEMIFGRFQQVDASDSREKGGTGLGLAICRSIIQQHGGKIWAESVLGKGSTFYFTLPLSGPDEVLSEAGSYDS
- a CDS encoding response regulator codes for the protein MRILLVEDDQNIAGVLTDALTEQRYAVDVARDGQEGLDLAESVNYDLILMDVGLPKLDGLSLCRKLRAKNYHMPILLLTARDTSNDKIMGLDAGADDYVVKPFNIAELAARIRALLRRGEVPSSPILQWGDLCLDPTTCQVTYGSQSLPLSPKEYSLLELFLRNNRRVFSRSAILDHLWSFDDSPGEDTVKAHIKGLRQKLRAVGAADLIETVYGLGYRLRELDSLQKPAPTVEKAPGSPKDEATQTTRQAKTQVAVTQAWLVFKPSLLERVTVLEQAIEKLHQGQLTDELRYQAAREAHKLAGSAGMFGFHGATKLARSLEEILEAESSPGPDQATKLGQQIATLRHQLDSPPGESEIDPSAWAQPTTSKQANLLVVTTDRQLIQNLTQIPAADFRITAASSVSVARDLIRGERPDLALVDLTQTEMGEAALPFVGELTACAPPVPTLTLTIETMPVDRVEIARLGGRPLLSHALDLNLTLDLLRQVHQKTRSSATRILVVDDDPIILTTLQQLLEPWGFQVATLADPLQFDAILEAVNPELVVLDVEMPQRDGIELCQTIRNHAQLNWLPILFLTARNDAETIRRVFAAGADDFISKPITGPELLTRMHNRLERTRLIRNLAEIDPLTGAANQQKSMQELQRFCIWSDRYHHPWTLAVLDLDHFNQLNDQHTHAVGDRVLHWLGKLLKQTFRSEDIIARWGGAAFVIGMYGMSAPEGMERLNEVLRLLKRQAFSGPKTPFQVTFSAGISEYPNHGQEIPDLYRSAMAALTRAKADGGERIYPVGEPI
- a CDS encoding phospholipid carrier-dependent glycosyltransferase; this translates as MTSQTALEPSQPALQEERDRRVLYSALGIFAIALLFRFWLLGYVTFPVFDEVYFPTYAEEYLQGKAPWEGHPPLAKYFILLAILLLGKNVIGYRIASAITGAIIPVLVMGLAYRLTGRLRVAVLAGFFTLADGLFLVESRLGLINVFLVACGLVAQILLLVGLERQGQTRTLILCLSGLMLGASASVKWNGLGFFLMTALLAGLVWIIALLRPESLPRLGLLARFTELRWWQYLLCFGVMPIGFYGLVWVPHILESPDYFAPQSVAEVLPQFWKTLVNAQIHMIWWHNSTEVIPKAGAEPVHPYCSAVLSWPVLARGITYYFQLQGEQYQVINALGNPILWWLSTLAIGALSIAGLRQIQPATAFVLIGYAANYLPWLIVKRCLFLYHYMSAAVFSFIALALVSDWLLRYPRWRYLALTGIGAIGLCYLYFLPIWLGLPISSAQFYQRMWTQWLHIPGFDWI